AGTTTCTTCTAGTCAAAAGTCTATTAATTGATGCATAACTAATTGTGCTTGCGGTAAAGGGAGTTTATAAATAACTTTTTCTAAAAAGTTGTCTACGTTATCTTCTCCCAAAATAATTTCTAAAAGTCTCCAGTCTGCTGCGTCGCTTAATGTTGGCGTTGGTTGTGTATATTCCGGGTTTGCCTTCATAAAGTTTTGAAAGCTAAAAAGTGCTCTAACATTTGCCTGGATGTTAAATTTTAATTTTTCTCCAACCTTAAATACCTTCTCGGTTTCTAAGTCTATTAATTCTTCTATATTTTTTATTTTCATATTTTCTCCCTTAATTTATTTTTTTATCTGTTTTCTTCTGCTGTTGTTCAGTTGTCGTCTTGAGGCATCAAGTCTAATTGTAATTTTTGTATTTCGTTTGGGTTACCGCTTGGGAAGTGGTTCTTAAAGTTGATTGTGCACTTTCCACTTATTACTATTTTTTTATTTTCTGTTTCTCCTGGTAAAGAAAGTAATTCCAATCTGATATATTGCCCGTTTAAATTTTGAGCGTCTCCTAATAATAGTTTTAAAAGATATTTATGGAGTGTGTTCTTATCGTCAAAATCGATTGTAATACTTAAAGAATGAGTTGCTCCAGTTGTAATACTTGTGGTGTTCCCTTTATTGTGAAAGTAATTTCTGTCCTCTTTGTTGTTGCTATAGTTGTATTTTAGTTCGCTTATAAATTTTAATTCTTCATAAGTTAATTGTGTGCTTACGTTTCAAGGGTCTATTGCTATAAAAAGCTTATTCCCTGCGTTTGTTTTCAACATTGTTTTACTCCTTTTCTGTTTCTTTTCTTTCGATTAAAATATCAAAATCTAAATAATAACTTTGCCCTTCGTTGTCTATTGTTGGTTCGTCTATTTCTATTTGAAAACTTTTATCCACCCCTTCATCTGTTACAACTCCATTTATTTTTTTAGTAATAAAATTTGCGTTTTCTACTGCTCTAATTTTTTGAAGGTATATTACTAATTGTTCTAATTGCTTGAGTTGTTCG
This genomic interval from Mesomycoplasma molare contains the following:
- a CDS encoding phage tail tube protein — protein: MLKTNAGNKLFIAIDPWNVSTQLTYEELKFISELKYNYSNNKEDRNYFHNKGNTTSITTGATHSLSITIDFDDKNTLHKYLLKLLLGDAQNLNGQYIRLELLSLPGETENKKIVISGKCTINFKNHFPSGNPNEIQKLQLDLMPQDDNWTTAEENR